CAAAAGCCTATGAGGCATTGGGGGATAAATGGAGCAAACGCAAATATTTTAAAAGTTTTTTATTAGACGCAAAATTAGACGGACCGCGGGATGGTCATCACTTCAATTCTGAGTATCAATGTAGTTTTGCCAATCATCATCTAAGAAAGGTTGAAAAAACAGAAGGTGGATTGCAGAATAAAGTAATCCGAGATTTAAACATTGATGAAAGTTTAACTATTTTGAAGCCGCTTTATGAAAAACCTAACTCTGGTTGGGATAACCTGTATTTATGTGTTTAATTGCAGTTCTTACAACTTGTCCTCTCTCCCCTAAACTTGTTATTTTAGGAAAAAAAATTGTAGCTGTACATCAGCTAGGATGATTGGTGTATTTTTAAATCATGTTGCATGCTGATTTATTAAAAATATTTGAATTCAGATAGTGTTTTGTCAAAAAAAAGTCAAAATATTCTTTTCCCTATCATTTTTTTGAAACTACTGTTAATGTTTCTGAAAAATTGCAACTAAAATAAAGAGAGTCGTCTATAAATAATATAGTTGATTGATGAAATTTATAGAGGCTAAAAGATGAATTTTCATATAAAAAAACGATATATACTAATATCTTTACAAAAAAAGTGATTACTATGAAAAAAATATTTTACTTTATTATTATTAGTCTTGTTTATTCTAGCCCAAGCTATGGTCAGACAATCTCGTTTAAAGGTTGCACTGGAGACTTTGGAAATTTTACTTATACCTTCTCTAAAACTGGAACGACTACTTTCTCAGGTACTGTAAGGAATACATACGAGTTGACTCCAGTGGACTTTAATGAAGGTTGCACTGCGGGAGTTTGTGAAGCTCGGGTAATCTACACAGGTACACAATGGGAACTTCAATTAGATAACGACTCTTCCCCTTGTGGTGGTGGTGGTTTGCCTGCTGACTATGGTTGTGTTGAATACCATAATACAACAGATTCTTTCCCCAATCCACCAGATTTGACCTTAGGGACTTGGGTTGGAGATGCTACGTTTTGTTCCGATGCGATGCAAGATTTTTCAGGCACAGGTACACAAAATTTTATTGGAGCTCCTTCCACCGCCCCCGAAATCGCCCTCTCTGCCAATAGCAACAACATCGCAGATGGTTCCAATTTAGCTGCAGCCACTACTACTAACGGCACTGACTTTGCCAATGTATGTGTAGAGGGAGGAACTGCCACTATTACCTACACCATCACCAACAGCGGAGATGCCGATTTGACTTTGGACGGCACCGCTCCAAATTATGTAACACTTTCAGGAGGAAATGCGGGAGATTTTTCTGTTACTACCCAACCGAGTTCAGGTACAGTTCCCCATACTACAAGTAACACTACTACCTTTGAGATTACCTTCAATCCAACAGCTACGGGAGAACGCTCCACAACCGTCAGTATTGCCAACAACGACAGTAATGAAAACCCATTCGATTTTGTCATCAAAGGAACAGGCGTTCAGCCCACAGTTACGGTAGCTGCAACCACAGCTAGTATTGCTGAAAACAGTGGCAGCAGTCTGGTCTATCGTTTTACACGCACTACCTGTACTGTAGAAACATTGGCGGTCAATTTCAGCATTAGCGGTACAACTGCAGATACAGATTACACTGTAGTCACAGGAGGAACAGGATTGGTAACATACAATGCTGGCACCAATACAGGGACAATCACTTTCCCTGCCAATTCACAGACAGTAGATTTGACAGTGACACCAGTAGGAGATACTGATATTGAAGCAGATGAAACGGTGGTGGTGACGATTGATACTCCTTGATGCATTAATTTATTAACGTTCAACAATCAAAAAGGGCAAGTTTTTATAAAACTTGCCCTTTTTGATTGTTGAAGGAAATTCAGCAGATTCATTCAATCATTTATCTGCTCCTTCTTTTTTTGCACCTTCGGTTAATACGATAATGTGGTTGTTCAATACCTCTACAAATCCCGCTTTAATATCCCAAGTAATTGAAGTAGCGCCATTTTCGGCTCCATTCAACCGCAAAGGTCCTGTTTTTAAAGCGGCAATCAAAGGAGCGTGATTGTTCAATATTTCAAAAGAACCACTCACACCAGGCAGTTGAATTCCACTCGCTTCACCTTTATACACCAATAGGTCGGGAGTTAATATTTCTACATTCATCTAATTGGAGATTTTTTTTAGTTAATAGTGACCATTAAATTAATGGTTGGTAACTCGTTGTATATTTATTTAACTAGTGACCAACCACTATTTTTTAATCACTAAAATTACAAATTCGCCTCAGCTTCTGCAATCAGTTTCTTACCTTTTGCAATCGCATCATCAATCGTACCTACCAAGTGAAAAGCGTTTTCAGGATAATCATCCACTTCGCCGTCCAAAATCATGTTGAAACCACGAATGGTTTCTTCAATAGATACCCAAACACCTTTCATACCTGTAAATTGCTCCGCAACGTGAAAAGGTTGTGAAAGGAAGTTTTGTACTCGTCTTGCTCTATGTACCACTAATTTATCATCTTCACTCAATTCGTCCATACCCAAAATCGCAATAATGTCTTGCAATTCTTTGTAACGTTGAAGAATCTGAGTCACTCTTTGAGCCGCTTTGTAATGATCTTCTCCCAAAATGCCAGGATCCAAAATACGTGAGGTAGAATCCAATGGGTCTACCGCAGGATAAATTCCCAAAGCTGATAATTTACGACTCAATACTGTTTTTGCGTCCAAGTGGGCAAAAGTCGTTGCAGGAGCAGGGTCGGTCAAGTCATCCGCAGGTACATATACTGCCTGAACAGACGTGATAGAACCACGCTTTGTAGAAGTGATACGCTCTTGCATCAGTCCCATTTCGGTAGCCAAAGTTGGCTGATAACCTACCGCAGAAGGCATACGCCCCAACAATGCCGATACCTCAGAACCCGCTTGTGTAAATCGGAAAATATTGTCAATAAAGAAAAGGATGTCACGTCCACCGCTATCACCTTCATCTCCATCTCTAAAGTACTCTGCAACAGTCAAACCAGACAAAGCCACTCTCGCCCTTGCACCAGGAGGCTCATTCATCTGACCAAATACCATGGTAATAAAGGATTCTTTCAACTGTTCTACATCAATTTTTGACAAGTCCCAGTTGCCTGTTTCCTCCAATTCGTGTAAGAATTTGTCGCCATATCTTACCACCTTTGCCTCTACCATTTCACGAAGCAAATCGTTTCCTTCACGGGTTCTTTCACCCACACCTGCAAACACAGACAAGCCTGAGTATCCAAGTGCAATGTTGTTGATCAACTCCATGATGATAACGGTTTTTCCAACACCCGCACCACCAAAAAGACCTACTTTTCCACCTTTTGCATAAGGCTCTAAAAGATCAATTACTTTTATACCTGTGAACAACGGTTCTGTCTGTGTTGTCAGGTCTTCAAAAGGAGGCGGGTTTCGGTGAATAGGGTAAGAACGGGTTGTTTTTACATCACGAATACCATCAATGGTCTCTCCTACTACGTTGAACAAACGCCCTCTGATGTCTTCACCAACAGGCATAGAGATAGGCGCACCTGTATCTGTAACGCGCATACCTCTTACCAATCCATCCGTAGAATCCATTGCAATGGTTCTTACGCTGTCTTCTCCTAAGTGTTTCTGACATTCTAATACCAGACTTCTGCCATCTTCTCTATCCACAGTTAGTGCATGTAGAATTTCGGGAAGTTCTCCTTCTGGAAACTCCACATCAATGACAGCTCCAATAATCGCCTTGATTTTACCTATGTTAGCCATATAGTTTAATAAAATTAAATCTATGATTATAATTTTGCCGCAAAAGTACGGGAATAATGGTAAAAATCAAACATAAAATTCTTATTCTTTGTTAGTCCTAAAGTTTATTTTTGCATTTACCTTGAAATAGTGAGTGTTGGAGCAAATAAAGAGTAATTGAAGGAGGGATACATACGGATAGAAAAGAAAAAAGTTACAAAAAATTTGCTTTTTTTATAAATTTTTGTTATTTTTACAAAAAAATGACTTTGCGAATCCCACTAAACTATTTTATCCTATAAACTTGGTTCGTTTTTTGCTCTCAAAAAAAGGTTAAAACTAGCATAGAACATGAAAAAAAATATCAACATCTTATTGGTCATTACTTGCTTACTAATGGGTACAGAAGTAGCTTTTGCTCAATCTAATACACTGCAAAAAGCCAATGACTACTTTGAACAAGCTGAGTACACTCAATCCATAGAACTTTATAAAAAAGTTCTCAAGAAAAATGAAAGTGATAAAGTTGCATTGGAGCAAATAGCCCATGCCTATCGCTTGCTTAATCGTTTTGACGAAGCAGAGCAATGGTATCAAAAAGCCATGATATTTAACAGCAATAATGCGTTGTTAAAATTTCATTATGCTCAGGCATTGATGGTCAATGGTAAATACACCGAAGCAGCTAAGTATTTTAACGAGTATGCCCAAAAAGTGCCTTACGACTCAAGAGGAGCAAAGTTTGCTGAGTCCTGTCGCAATATGACGATTCAGCAACAAGATACCTATATGTATCACCTTCAAGAACCTTCTTTCAATTCTGCGGCTAATGACCTCTCCCCTTCTTTTTACAAAGAAAGTATTGTATTTGCCACTATTCAAGGAAACAATACCTCTATTTACCAAACCAAAACCAAGAATAACCAATGGGAAACACCAAATTTATTCGCTGGAATCAATAACAACGATTCTTATGAGGGAGCTATTTCCTTCAACAAGGCGGGTAATAAAATGTACTTCTCTCGCAATGTAGGCACAGAAGGCAATACAAACCGCTTGAAAATATTTGAAGCAGATTTAGTAGGAAATCAATGGTCTAATATTAGGGAACTTCCTTTCAATAGTAATTTCTATTCGGCAGGATATCCTGCTCTTTCTGCTGACGGACTTACCCTCTATTTTTCATCCGATATGCCTGGTGGGTATGGCGGTAGTGATTTGTATGCTAGTTTTTACGAAAATGGAACTTGGTCAAATCCCATGAATTTGGGAAGTACAGTCAATACAGAAGGTAATGAAATGTATCCTTTTGTGCATTCAAATGGCGCACTTTATTTCGCTTCAAATGGTTTAGGTGGTTTAGGAGGATTTGACATATTTGGTGCCACCGAAATCAATAACACCAAATGGAAAGTAGAAAACGTAGGTGCTCCTATCAATAGCTCAAGCAATGATTTTGGATTGATCTTGACAGATGATTTCAAAATAGGGTATTTTGCGTCCAATAGGAAAGGCGGAAAAGGGAATATTGATATCTACCAAATAACTATCAACGAAGCCAAAGCTGCCGAAATGATTGCAAAATCTGCGAGCCAATCTTCGCTTCATACCTTCCAAACCAACTATATTAAATCAAAAAATACTGCTGAAAAAACAACCGAATCAAATGAAATCTTTTCTACCAAAAAATACTTACTTCAAAAAGACTTGAAACTCGTTTTGGTAGGGATTGTATTGAGCAAAGATACCAAAGAACCTGTTGAAGGAGCGAGAGTTGTTCTTGAAGACTTGGCCAATACTCATAAACAAGAATTTATCACACAAAACGATGGTAATTTTTATTTTAAATTAGAAGCAGAAAGACAATATAAATTGTTTCAAATCAACAACAATGGAACAATAGAAACTTTCAAAAATATTTCAACGATTAATAAAGATGAAACCCAAATTCTCCACGCAGTATTGGAGAGTTCTAGTACTAGCGTCAACCTTGTTAAGACTGAGCAAAATGCTTCTTTACAAAGTTACCATACTCAGACAAGCCCACAAAGAGACACCTTCAATGTCAATGAATCAGCTGAACGTGCTATGAGCAGCACTTATAACAATGGTCCATACTCTGATAGCCAACTTGTCTTCAAAATTCAAATTGGTGCTTTTAGACAAAAATTAGATGTCAACTCCCAGTTTTTGAACAAAGTGAAAGGAGAAGTTGAAACAGAAAAAACCCGTAATGGTTTGATTAGATATATGATGGGAAAATTCAACGACTTTTCGGATGCAGAACAATTTAGAATAAGACTACTTCGACAAGGTTATACAAAAGCATTTGTAGCAGCATATATCAACAATGTACGCTTAGATATGCCAGTAGAGGAAGTACTTCAACGCTATTAAATCTCCAAAAAATAAAACTCCTTAAATCATCTATACAAAAAAAAGGCTGTTACTAATTGTAACAGCCTTTTCTTTTATACTCTTCACCAATTTCTCTACTAAAAAATATCTATTTTGTGTCCTTCACTTTCCCTTGCCTCCTCTTTCTTGAGCAAAGTAATCTCCAACAAACCATTCTCATAAACAGCGCTAATCAAAGATGGGTCAACTGTTTCGGGAATTCCAAATGCCCGCTTAAAAGAATAATAGTTAAATTCTTGCTGTACATACTTCAAGGATTGCTGCTCAGAAGTCAATGCTTTTTCAACCCCTACCATGAGTGCTCCATCTTTGATACTTAGTTGAAAATCCTTCTTTTCCATACCAGGAGCTGCAACCCACACAACGAATCGGTCACCTTTCTCAACAATGTTGATAGCAGGTGCTTTCGTACCAATATCAGCAGAAGAAAGAGACCCTACTAAGCCTTCAATTTCTTTTCCGAGATTACCTGCGATGTCTGTAATAAAATCTGTTCCTTTTTTAAAAAAATCCATTTCACGGGTATTTGATAATGTTAAACAAAAAAATGTAGTCAAATATGTTAAGGCAAAATTCTCAAAAAAAGTTTCCAAATTGTGAAGAATCTTATCACATTCAAGTTACTAAAAAAATCCATGCCCGCAAGCCCCTTGAAAAACA
The Chitinophagales bacterium genome window above contains:
- a CDS encoding choice-of-anchor D domain-containing protein encodes the protein MKKIFYFIIISLVYSSPSYGQTISFKGCTGDFGNFTYTFSKTGTTTFSGTVRNTYELTPVDFNEGCTAGVCEARVIYTGTQWELQLDNDSSPCGGGGLPADYGCVEYHNTTDSFPNPPDLTLGTWVGDATFCSDAMQDFSGTGTQNFIGAPSTAPEIALSANSNNIADGSNLAAATTTNGTDFANVCVEGGTATITYTITNSGDADLTLDGTAPNYVTLSGGNAGDFSVTTQPSSGTVPHTTSNTTTFEITFNPTATGERSTTVSIANNDSNENPFDFVIKGTGVQPTVTVAATTASIAENSGSSLVYRFTRTTCTVETLAVNFSISGTTADTDYTVVTGGTGLVTYNAGTNTGTITFPANSQTVDLTVTPVGDTDIEADETVVVTIDTP
- a CDS encoding Hsp20/alpha crystallin family protein, which gives rise to MDFFKKGTDFITDIAGNLGKEIEGLVGSLSSADIGTKAPAINIVEKGDRFVVWVAAPGMEKKDFQLSIKDGALMVGVEKALTSEQQSLKYVQQEFNYYSFKRAFGIPETVDPSLISAVYENGLLEITLLKKEEARESEGHKIDIF
- the atpD gene encoding F0F1 ATP synthase subunit beta, with the translated sequence MANIGKIKAIIGAVIDVEFPEGELPEILHALTVDREDGRSLVLECQKHLGEDSVRTIAMDSTDGLVRGMRVTDTGAPISMPVGEDIRGRLFNVVGETIDGIRDVKTTRSYPIHRNPPPFEDLTTQTEPLFTGIKVIDLLEPYAKGGKVGLFGGAGVGKTVIIMELINNIALGYSGLSVFAGVGERTREGNDLLREMVEAKVVRYGDKFLHELEETGNWDLSKIDVEQLKESFITMVFGQMNEPPGARARVALSGLTVAEYFRDGDEGDSGGRDILFFIDNIFRFTQAGSEVSALLGRMPSAVGYQPTLATEMGLMQERITSTKRGSITSVQAVYVPADDLTDPAPATTFAHLDAKTVLSRKLSALGIYPAVDPLDSTSRILDPGILGEDHYKAAQRVTQILQRYKELQDIIAILGMDELSEDDKLVVHRARRVQNFLSQPFHVAEQFTGMKGVWVSIEETIRGFNMILDGEVDDYPENAFHLVGTIDDAIAKGKKLIAEAEANL
- a CDS encoding tetratricopeptide repeat protein, which translates into the protein MKKNINILLVITCLLMGTEVAFAQSNTLQKANDYFEQAEYTQSIELYKKVLKKNESDKVALEQIAHAYRLLNRFDEAEQWYQKAMIFNSNNALLKFHYAQALMVNGKYTEAAKYFNEYAQKVPYDSRGAKFAESCRNMTIQQQDTYMYHLQEPSFNSAANDLSPSFYKESIVFATIQGNNTSIYQTKTKNNQWETPNLFAGINNNDSYEGAISFNKAGNKMYFSRNVGTEGNTNRLKIFEADLVGNQWSNIRELPFNSNFYSAGYPALSADGLTLYFSSDMPGGYGGSDLYASFYENGTWSNPMNLGSTVNTEGNEMYPFVHSNGALYFASNGLGGLGGFDIFGATEINNTKWKVENVGAPINSSSNDFGLILTDDFKIGYFASNRKGGKGNIDIYQITINEAKAAEMIAKSASQSSLHTFQTNYIKSKNTAEKTTESNEIFSTKKYLLQKDLKLVLVGIVLSKDTKEPVEGARVVLEDLANTHKQEFITQNDGNFYFKLEAERQYKLFQINNNGTIETFKNISTINKDETQILHAVLESSSTSVNLVKTEQNASLQSYHTQTSPQRDTFNVNESAERAMSSTYNNGPYSDSQLVFKIQIGAFRQKLDVNSQFLNKVKGEVETEKTRNGLIRYMMGKFNDFSDAEQFRIRLLRQGYTKAFVAAYINNVRLDMPVEEVLQRY
- the atpC gene encoding ATP synthase F1 subunit epsilon, coding for MNVEILTPDLLVYKGEASGIQLPGVSGSFEILNNHAPLIAALKTGPLRLNGAENGATSITWDIKAGFVEVLNNHIIVLTEGAKKEGADK